In Caballeronia insecticola, one DNA window encodes the following:
- a CDS encoding phosphoketolase family protein has protein sequence MNAYWRACNYLSVGMIYLRANPLLREPLRAEHIKRRLLGHWGSDPGQSFVWVHLNRLIKRDDLNVLFVSGPGHGAPATLANSYLEGHYSEIYPDRSADETGMLRLFRAFSSPGGIGSHCTPETPGSIHEGGELGYSLSHSFGAVFDNPDLIVATVVGDGEAETGPLATSWHSNKFLNPATDGAVLPILHLNGYKIANPTILARIPHDELEALFKGYGYEPHFVEGHEPEAMHQRMAATLERCIADIRAIQANARANPQNVTRPRWPMIVLRSPKGWTGPKEVDGHKVEDFWRSHQVPIADPASNHRNLALLESWMRSYKPEELFDEDGRLIPALRELAPEGTRRISANPHANGGLQRQSLDLPDIRDYAFEFKRAAAVERSSTAVLATFLRDVIRRNMTSFRLFGPDETASNKLDGVYEASGKRWLAQTLPEDADGGALSIDGRVMEMLSEHTLEGWFEGYVLTGRHGLFATYEAFVHVIDSMFNQHAKWLEKAKNELDWRRPVPSINLLITSLVWRQDHNGFTHQDPGFLDVVTNKSPGVVRIYLPPDANCLLSVADHCLRTHDYVNVIVADKQPHLQYLSMQDAIVHCAKGIGIWDWASTDQGAEPDVVVACAGDIATMEALAAVEILKANFADLKIRFVNVVDLFRLMPDTDHPHGLSARDFDSIFTRDKPVIFNFHSYASLVHKLTYNRTNHDNIHVHGYRERGNINTPFELAIINGVDRYTLAIDAIDRVPRLAGSGAHTKEWLKNQIIESVRYAHEEGIDRDEIREWTWKG, from the coding sequence ATGAATGCGTACTGGCGGGCCTGCAACTATCTGTCGGTCGGCATGATCTATCTGCGCGCCAATCCGCTGCTGCGCGAGCCGCTGCGCGCCGAGCACATCAAGCGGCGCCTGCTCGGTCACTGGGGCTCGGACCCCGGCCAGTCGTTCGTGTGGGTGCATCTGAACCGCCTGATCAAACGCGACGATCTCAACGTTCTGTTCGTCTCCGGCCCTGGCCACGGCGCGCCCGCAACGCTCGCCAATTCGTACCTCGAAGGCCATTACTCGGAGATCTATCCCGACCGCAGCGCCGACGAAACAGGCATGCTGCGGCTGTTTCGCGCGTTTTCGTCGCCGGGCGGCATCGGCTCGCACTGCACGCCGGAGACGCCGGGATCGATCCACGAAGGCGGCGAACTCGGCTACAGCCTGTCGCATTCGTTCGGCGCGGTGTTCGACAATCCGGATCTGATCGTGGCGACGGTCGTCGGCGACGGCGAAGCGGAAACCGGCCCGCTCGCCACGTCCTGGCATTCGAACAAGTTCCTCAATCCGGCAACCGACGGCGCCGTGCTGCCGATCCTTCACTTGAACGGCTACAAGATCGCCAATCCGACGATCCTCGCGCGCATTCCGCACGACGAACTCGAAGCGCTTTTCAAGGGCTATGGCTACGAGCCGCATTTCGTCGAAGGCCACGAGCCCGAGGCGATGCATCAGCGCATGGCGGCGACGCTCGAACGCTGCATCGCCGATATCCGCGCGATTCAGGCGAACGCGCGCGCGAACCCGCAGAACGTCACGCGTCCGCGCTGGCCGATGATCGTCCTGCGCTCGCCGAAAGGCTGGACGGGTCCGAAAGAAGTCGATGGCCACAAGGTCGAAGATTTCTGGCGCTCGCATCAGGTGCCGATTGCCGATCCGGCGAGCAATCATCGCAATCTCGCGCTGCTCGAAAGCTGGATGCGCAGTTACAAGCCCGAAGAACTCTTCGACGAAGACGGCCGCCTGATTCCGGCGCTGCGCGAACTCGCGCCCGAGGGTACGCGACGCATCAGCGCGAATCCGCACGCGAACGGCGGCTTGCAGCGCCAGTCGCTCGATCTGCCGGATATTCGCGATTACGCGTTCGAGTTCAAGCGCGCGGCGGCCGTCGAGCGCTCGTCGACTGCCGTGCTCGCCACGTTCCTGCGCGACGTGATCCGCCGCAACATGACGAGCTTCCGTCTGTTCGGCCCGGACGAAACCGCGAGCAACAAGCTCGACGGCGTGTACGAAGCGTCGGGCAAGCGTTGGCTCGCACAAACGCTGCCCGAGGACGCCGACGGCGGCGCGCTGTCGATCGACGGCCGCGTGATGGAAATGCTCTCCGAACACACGCTCGAAGGCTGGTTCGAAGGCTATGTGCTGACCGGACGCCACGGCCTCTTCGCGACTTACGAGGCGTTCGTGCACGTCATCGATTCGATGTTCAATCAGCACGCAAAGTGGCTCGAAAAAGCGAAGAACGAACTCGACTGGCGGCGCCCGGTGCCGTCGATCAATCTGCTCATTACGTCGCTCGTGTGGCGTCAGGATCACAACGGCTTCACGCATCAAGACCCCGGCTTTCTCGATGTCGTCACGAACAAGAGCCCGGGCGTCGTGCGCATTTATCTGCCGCCCGACGCGAACTGTCTTCTGAGTGTCGCGGATCACTGCCTGCGCACGCACGATTACGTGAACGTGATCGTCGCGGACAAGCAGCCGCACTTGCAGTACCTGAGCATGCAGGACGCGATCGTGCATTGCGCCAAGGGCATCGGCATCTGGGACTGGGCATCGACCGATCAGGGCGCGGAGCCGGATGTCGTGGTCGCGTGCGCGGGCGATATCGCGACGATGGAAGCGCTCGCCGCCGTCGAAATTCTCAAGGCGAACTTCGCCGATCTGAAAATCCGCTTCGTGAACGTGGTCGATCTGTTCAGGCTCATGCCCGACACCGATCATCCGCACGGTCTCTCCGCCCGCGATTTCGACTCGATCTTCACGCGCGACAAGCCCGTTATCTTCAACTTCCATTCGTATGCGTCGCTGGTGCACAAGCTCACGTATAACCGCACGAATCACGACAACATCCATGTGCATGGTTATCGCGAGCGCGGCAACATCAACACGCCGTTCGAGCTTGCGATCATCAACGGCGTGGATCGTTACACGCTAGCAATCGACGCGATCGACCGCGTGCCGCGTCTTGCGGGCAGCGGCGCGCATACGAAGGAATGGCTCAAGAATCAGATCATCGAGAGCGTGCGGTATGCGCACGAGGAAGGCATTGATCGCGACGAAATTCGTGAGTGGACGTGGAAAGGTTGA